The Dehalococcoidia bacterium genome contains a region encoding:
- the glp gene encoding gephyrin-like molybdotransferase Glp has translation MISVEEALERVLSYVSVLDGEEKPILQCLGQVLDEEVISSIDIPPADNSAMDGYAIRAEDATGASTSSPVYLNVIGEVKAGDIAKEEVGALSALRIMTGAPIPRGADSVVQFEDTDEALRRERPPFQIGILHQVTKGQNVRRSSEDIARGQLVLTKGTVLRPAEVGVLASLGKETARVIRRPLVAILATGDELVALGKPLPQGKIYNSNSFSIAAQVLRYGGLPQIIGIGRDQIKDITDKLKGALSADMLLTSGGVSMGNYDVVKDVLAEQGEISFWTVRMKPGKPLAFGTIKGIPHLGLPGNPVSSMITFELFARPAILKMMGKKNFSKPTIEATLDGRIRNTDGRRIFARATVSREGDRYLARIVGPQGSGILTSMSRANGLVIVPEDVDAVEQGETVKVLMLDWSEE, from the coding sequence ATGATCAGCGTGGAAGAAGCCCTGGAAAGGGTCCTCAGTTATGTCAGTGTACTGGACGGTGAGGAAAAGCCCATCCTCCAGTGCCTGGGGCAGGTGCTCGATGAGGAGGTAATTTCCAGTATCGATATTCCCCCGGCGGACAATTCCGCCATGGATGGCTATGCCATAAGGGCGGAAGATGCGACTGGCGCTTCCACCTCGTCGCCGGTCTATCTCAATGTCATCGGCGAGGTCAAGGCTGGCGATATAGCAAAAGAGGAGGTTGGGGCGCTCAGCGCCCTGCGCATCATGACCGGGGCGCCAATCCCCCGTGGCGCTGATAGCGTGGTGCAATTCGAGGACACCGATGAGGCGCTTCGCCGTGAGCGCCCGCCATTTCAAATCGGCATACTCCACCAGGTAACAAAGGGACAAAACGTACGTCGCTCCAGCGAGGATATCGCTCGCGGACAGTTGGTATTAACAAAGGGGACAGTCCTTCGCCCCGCAGAGGTCGGGGTGCTCGCCTCATTAGGGAAGGAAACCGCTCGTGTGATTCGCCGCCCATTGGTCGCCATCCTCGCCACCGGCGACGAACTAGTCGCCCTGGGTAAGCCTCTCCCCCAGGGTAAAATCTATAACAGCAATAGCTTCAGCATTGCGGCACAGGTACTGCGCTATGGGGGACTCCCACAGATTATAGGCATCGGCAGGGATCAGATTAAGGATATCACGGACAAGCTAAAAGGGGCCCTATCCGCAGATATGCTTCTCACCTCGGGAGGGGTCTCCATGGGAAATTACGACGTGGTGAAGGATGTACTGGCAGAGCAGGGAGAGATATCCTTCTGGACGGTGAGGATGAAACCGGGTAAACCCTTGGCCTTCGGCACGATCAAGGGCATACCACACCTGGGTCTGCCAGGAAATCCGGTGAGTTCCATGATCACCTTCGAGCTTTTCGCCCGACCCGCCATCCTCAAGATGATGGGAAAAAAGAATTTCTCTAAGCCCACCATCGAAGCGACCCTCGATGGACGGATTAGAAACACCGATGGTCGCCGTATCTTCGCCCGGGCAACGGTGAGCCGTGAGGGCGATCGCTACCTTGCCCGCATCGTTGGTCCCCAGGGCTCTGGAATCCTCACCTCAATGTCCCGCGCCAACGGACTGGTGATCGTCCCCGAGGACGTTGATGCGGTCGAACAAGGGGAAACAGTCAAGGTTCTCATGCTAGACTGGAGCGAGGAATAA